From the genome of Nicotiana sylvestris chromosome 1, ASM39365v2, whole genome shotgun sequence:
AAAGCTATAACAGGCATAGGAAGCTTAGAAGAATCAGACGTTGCACTCAAGAATCCAGGCAGCTATCAAAGGCTTGTAGGGAGATTACTCTACTTAACTATGACTAGACCAGACATAGCATTTGTGGTTCAAGTCCTGAGTCACTATATGCACCGCCCAAAAGTCTCTCATATGGAAGTAGCTTTGAGGGTAGTGAGGTACATAAAAGGAGCTCCTGGGCTAGGACTATTCATGCCAGTACAGAATGCAAATGAGTTATCTGCATACTGTGACTCTGACTGGGGCTCTTGCCTACAAACTAGGAGGTCAGTCACAGGTTACATAGTGAAGTTTGGAGATGATTTGATCTCATGGAATTCGAAGAAGCAGGAGACTGTCTCCAGAAGTTCTGCAGAAGCTGAGTTTAGGAGCATGGCAGCATGTACTGCAGAAATAGTATGGTTAAATGGGCTGTTCAAAGAGCTTGGAGTTCATCTAAACTCACCTGTAAAGCTTATGTGTGATAGCAAGGCTGCAATTCAAATTGCAGCAAATCCCATTTTCCACGAAAGAACTAAACATATTGACATAGACTGTCATTTTGTTCGAGAAAGGATAGTGCAAGGGGTACTGAAGACTCAGCACGTATCAACTAAGGAACAGCTAGCAGACTTACTAACAAAAGGCTTGGGCAAAGCCCAACATGACTATCTTCTGAACAAGCTCGGAGTGAAGAATCTCTTCAAGCCttcagcttgagggggagtgttgagaGAAGTGGAGTTAGTAAACTATGGTTAGCTAGCTATAGTTAGTTAAATCTAATTAATGTGGTTAGTTAGGAAGTAAGTATATGTTAAAGTGTACAAATACACAATAGGAGCTAATGTACAAAGAGACTTTCATTTTTTTCCTTCAATAGAACGGTTAATCCCTTTCTCTTCTTAGCCTTCTCTCTAAGCTGATCTTCGTTCTGAGAACTTCCACAACTATGAAAGCTAACAGTTTATTACACAAAAACTCCCAAATTTAAACAAGGTTCAATTCCCTTAATTCCTTTTCTttgttcattctttttctttttttctcttttgattttaaaaattaaaaatcctaaacatactaaataaaatcctaaattagatTCTAAATCTATTTGTAAAATTATCCCTAACTTATTTCCTACTAACTTATCACTAAATAATTAAGACTAAAGACTAAAAATGCAAACAACCAATGTATTTCTTAATTTTTGTTTAATAATACAATTAATAAACGACTTAAatcctaaaaatacaaataaaaacctAAAATGTTATGCAACGAAGAATTAAataatttttggtattttcatgaCATTAAAATATTAAGAGTGCACAAAATGCAattaaatgcaaacaattaacaaaaaattcCTACAAATTCTATAAAACTTAAAAGCAATTAAGAAAAACCTATTTGTGAATTTTTGTAGGAATATTTTAATCggacaaaaatcatgtgctcacaaatGTAATAAGGGCTCAGATTTAAAGCAAATTACAATGCAAAATGAAACAATAGTAACGTATGGATTACAATGTAATATACAGTTAATTCTAAAAAAGATAGATTATTTCACGTACAAATTAAATCAATCACATCTTGCAGCCACTATATAAGTATATATATCTGGTACACAATATATAATATATGCAGGCACACTatgatttctctctctctctctctctctctctatatatatatatatatcgcaaATTTCACAATTTTAACTATTTAAGAGGTCATTTCGTTATTTCTTTAAAAGAAATTATAGATATATACTACGAACTTAATAGTTAATATTTACCCACACCGAGTTATCACTAGCAATGAGGATAAATCTACATGTAATTGTCtatgtatatataataaaataaccTTAGATACTTAAAACCACCGTGTCTCTGTATGGTTGATTCTTATTGGAATTAAAACTAGGGCGCTCTACCACTTTATGGTAAATTAAATAAATGAGTAACACCATTCGAAAATATAAAACTTATAAGGCACAAAAGGATGAAATAGCGGGACAAATATAAAACATACTGATAATATTATAAATTACTTCACCCTTACGACAACAAACTGGACTGATCATTTATATAGCTATTGTTTGAACTCATTGAATTCCTAGTAACACGAACTATAACTAATGACCATTATATGATGACACAAAAGACACACATCGGATAACTCAAATGAAAATGAACTTAGACGCTTATAATCAAGCTTTTAATAATTAAGCATGATAGGTCTTGAAGTCCTAGGATTTCCTGTATTGACAGTCGAACTACTAAGCAACTACTAAAAAAATAGATCCACTAGCCCTGTTAGCAAAAGGCGCACCAAAATTGTGTCCTGAAACCCTATTTTGAAATGGAAAAGAATCATAGGAACCATATGAAGATCTTGCCCTGGCACCAATAGAAGCCAAGGCACTTCCAAAGGTGAGAAATGGGAATGCATTACTAGTCACCATTTGTTGGTTTTGTGCCTCTCTTTCAACCTTTTTCTTTATGCATCCTTCAGTTGTTGCAGTTGAAAAAAATTAAGTTCTTCAATTGATGCTTCCCACTAATGACCGTTATCTCTCTTCCTTGCTTGTAGGGCTTCTCCACGATTTTTTTCCATTTGGAGAATCCCCTCAATGTTCGTGAGCTCCATGTTGAGATCACGAACACTAGCATTTCGATGAGCCACAATGAGCTGGTTATGGCCATTATTTGGTTGAGAGTTCCTTGTGAGAAACCTATCCATTACTGAATCCACACAAGGGTGGCCAAATGAGTAAACTTTCTTGCCCGGGGAAAATACCACAAGGGCTATTTCAGCACCACATAGTGTACAAAGTTCACTAGCCTTCTTGAAGAGACCAGCACGACGCTTAGAGAAAGTCACTTGCAAATTACTCTCGTTCTGCATCTTCACCATATCAACCTTTTGGCGACCCTTTGCCATGGGTAATTAAACACTCGAGATTTGAGAAACAAAGAAATTGGTGATTTTGAGTCTCAACACCAAGAGCTTTATGTAAGAAACTGTGATTTTTCATTCTCATTGTAATTGTTTTAGGTAAATGAATTCAAATAACTTGGCAGTCTAGAAACTTATGTTCTTTCTCTTTTTGAAGGATTTGAACCAAACCCATTTTgaatcaagaaaaatcaaaaagctctaactctacccaaatccctaattttccacCCTTAATCATatattttaggcctagaaattcattagatgttgatgaaaaaggaagaaaatgagttggagattacttacccaagaagtTTTGGTGAAAAAGTACTTCAAGGatcgcctaagagctttggagaagaagaagttttgAAAAATTTTGAGAAATCCCGTTTGCCTTCTgtttttgaaacttaaaaataactgggcgatttaatgctacgcgttcgcgacagatctctcgcattcgcgatgggtcaggctttttggccttcacgttcgcgttaaggggctcgcgatcgcgaagctatAGCTTctcgagccctcgcgttcgcatccttaaggtcgcgttcgcgtaaggtttTCTACCCTTTCCCCCTGCCCAAGCcacttggccttcgcgttcgcgtggccaggAACGTGTTCGCGAAGGTATAGCCCCCCgctgcctcgcgttcgcgacctggtcTATGCGTTAGCGTAGAAGGAAGTTTCCTTCGGCAATATTTTactcatcgcattcgcgaaggtcctcccgcgaacgcgaagaaggacatACCAGAACTGACGGCAATATTTATAAGCCTAAAACCAttctgaaacactcccgagccctcagggctcctaaccaaacacgtgtactaactcaacaacatcatacgaacttatccgtgcgatcaatttgcctaaataacctcaaaaacaatgaatcaaatctcaaaatcaagagttttttcttaaacttcatcAAGTTGCAAATTTAGAactttaagtccgaatcacgtcaaacggcgtccgtttttaaccaaattttacaggaagTATTtcaaacatatataagacctgtaccgggctccggaacaaaaatacgggtctgatacaatcgctttctaatcagatttcatttccaatTTTCTAAAACATttccataaaataattttctaaaaaaattcatttctcgggcttgggacctcggaattcgattccgagcatacgcccacgtcccatattttcctacgaaccctctggggccgtcaaatcacgggtccggaccCGTtttcccaaaatgttgaccaaagtcaaatttattcattttaacatcaaaacttaacatttttcacagaatttcatatttaagtttccggctacacgcccggactgcgcaggaaaatcgaggcgactctaaatgaatttttcaaggcctcaaaatcACAGAATttgataagaaaacaggtgatgaccctttgggtcgtcacaaaaccggattatatttgcagcgaccgcttagtcctttttataaggcatagttgggtgtgTATTTGTACGATAAAAAACccacaaaaaatcacaaaacctAATTTTATTAGGGGTGTGTGTTTTTTCCCCTATTGAAACCCATTTTGGATATGGGTCAAATCACATTAAGGGAGAAATGGATCTAAAGTGGTTATGGTCCATTTAAGCTTATGTGacatttatttttggatttttctcatTAAATTTTATGCCATGTCATATTTATGGTAGGGGGTAGAGCCAAAATGACTTTTAAGTTACAATGTGAAAGTTTAGTTacttttaaatgataaaaaatagTTGAGTGACTTTAGTGAAATTGAAACATAGTTGAGTGACCATAAGTGAAATTAACCTCACTTTATAGTAGATGAGCAATCATATTATAAATGTGACTAATTGGGGTATATGAATTGATGCTTTATGCACAAGGATAAAATGTTGGGATtagtaaaaaaaattcatttataGTTTGTCTTGTTATGATATTTGGATCTAGAAGATAATGAGTCCACATGCTCGATAAATTCTTTCTTTGCCTAAATTTTCTACCTTGTTATGTCCTCAACTCCTCATCCCTTACCTCCACTTCGCAGCCCTGTTATATCCTTGATTCCCTG
Proteins encoded in this window:
- the LOC138877072 gene encoding agamous-like MADS-box protein AGL62; this encodes MAKGRQKVDMVKMQNESNLQVTFSKRRAGLFKKASELCTLCGAEIALVVFSPGKKVYSFGHPCVDSVMDRFLTRNSQPNNGHNQLIVAHRNASVRDLNMELTNIEGILQMEKNRGEALQARKRDNGCIKKKVEREAQNQQMVTSNAFPFLTFGSALASIGARARSSYGSYDSFPFQNRVSGHNFGAPFANRASGSIFLVVA